The following coding sequences lie in one Hydrogenobacter sp. genomic window:
- a CDS encoding carbon starvation CstA family protein, giving the protein MKIRDYFLLALFSLTGAFAFAVIAISKGEKIGALWILVAALSIYFIGYRFYSYFIAYKVFQVSDHNPTPAHRYYNKVDYVPTNKWVLFGHHFASISGAGPLVGPVLAAQMGYLPGTLWILIGAVLAGCVQDMVILIISMRKGGRSLGQIVKEELGNLGGVVALMVIYTILTILLAVLALVVVKALAQSPWGTFSVFMTIPIAMFMGIYMWQIRPGAVLQASLFGVMTLLLSLYVGRLIAINPSTAKFFTLSEPQLAIALIIYGFSASVLPVWLLLAPRDYLSTFLKLGTVILIALGVFLVNPEIKMPAITQFALTGSGPVLKGDLFPFLFITIACGAVSGFHSLISSGTSPKLIDKESHVRLVGYGGMIGESLVAIMAMIAAVSMEPGIYFAINSPVSEIGKTVFEASQKISSWGFYITPEELKHLAKMVEEKTILSRTGGAPAFAIGMALIFAKITGESLLAFWYHFAILFEAVFILTTIDAGTRVGRYILQDLVGIFVPAFKNYGDLKINILTSLLTVISWGYFLYAGVVDPYGGIKTLWPLFGIANQLLATLALTVATVYLVNAGKAKYAWITGFPAVLMSINTLTAGILKVFHPDKDIGFLAHAHWLLEKTSQGVLPPTIPSLQVAYRVIWGDYVNAFLATLYVALVSLIILNSIYVMFRKVKPKEVHA; this is encoded by the coding sequence ATGAAGATCAGAGACTACTTTTTGCTGGCTTTATTTTCTCTGACAGGCGCTTTCGCCTTTGCGGTCATAGCCATCAGTAAAGGAGAAAAGATAGGAGCACTTTGGATACTTGTAGCTGCGCTTAGTATATACTTCATAGGATACAGGTTTTACAGCTACTTCATAGCTTATAAGGTTTTTCAGGTAAGCGATCACAACCCTACGCCAGCCCACAGATATTACAACAAAGTGGATTATGTTCCGACAAATAAGTGGGTGCTTTTTGGTCATCACTTTGCATCTATATCGGGTGCTGGACCGCTTGTAGGTCCTGTCCTTGCAGCACAGATGGGGTACCTTCCCGGAACACTGTGGATACTCATTGGTGCTGTATTAGCGGGATGCGTTCAAGACATGGTCATACTCATTATCTCTATGAGAAAAGGTGGAAGAAGTTTAGGTCAGATCGTAAAAGAAGAGCTTGGGAATCTGGGTGGCGTAGTAGCTTTGATGGTTATATACACCATACTAACTATACTTTTGGCGGTTTTAGCTCTTGTTGTGGTAAAAGCTCTTGCTCAAAGTCCCTGGGGGACTTTCTCCGTATTCATGACCATACCCATAGCTATGTTCATGGGTATTTACATGTGGCAAATAAGACCAGGTGCTGTGCTTCAGGCTTCCCTTTTTGGTGTTATGACACTCCTTTTATCCCTTTATGTTGGGAGGCTCATAGCGATAAATCCGTCAACAGCGAAGTTTTTTACTTTATCTGAGCCTCAACTCGCAATAGCTCTTATAATTTATGGGTTTTCCGCATCCGTGCTTCCTGTCTGGCTTTTACTTGCACCGAGGGATTACTTAAGCACTTTTTTAAAGCTTGGTACAGTGATACTTATAGCCTTAGGTGTGTTTTTGGTAAATCCTGAGATAAAAATGCCTGCTATTACGCAGTTTGCGCTCACAGGCTCAGGACCAGTGCTTAAAGGGGATCTTTTTCCCTTTCTTTTCATAACCATAGCATGTGGAGCTGTATCAGGTTTTCACTCTCTTATATCCTCGGGTACATCTCCCAAGCTTATAGATAAAGAGAGTCACGTCAGACTCGTAGGTTACGGTGGTATGATAGGGGAGTCCCTTGTCGCCATTATGGCTATGATAGCCGCTGTCTCTATGGAACCCGGCATATATTTTGCCATAAACAGTCCCGTAAGTGAAATAGGGAAGACTGTTTTTGAAGCTTCTCAGAAGATATCGTCGTGGGGATTTTATATAACACCTGAGGAGCTAAAACACTTAGCCAAGATGGTAGAAGAAAAAACAATACTCTCAAGGACAGGAGGTGCGCCCGCATTTGCCATAGGTATGGCTCTTATCTTTGCCAAAATAACGGGTGAGTCCCTTCTCGCCTTCTGGTATCACTTTGCTATACTATTTGAAGCTGTTTTCATACTTACCACCATAGATGCGGGTACAAGGGTAGGTAGATACATACTTCAGGACCTTGTGGGTATCTTTGTTCCAGCTTTTAAAAACTACGGTGATCTTAAAATAAATATACTTACCAGCTTGCTTACTGTTATAAGTTGGGGATACTTCCTGTATGCCGGGGTTGTAGATCCTTACGGAGGTATAAAAACTCTTTGGCCACTCTTTGGTATAGCTAACCAATTGCTTGCCACCTTAGCACTCACAGTGGCAACAGTTTATTTGGTGAACGCTGGCAAAGCGAAGTATGCATGGATTACTGGCTTTCCCGCCGTGCTTATGTCAATAAACACGCTGACCGCGGGTATATTAAAGGTGTTTCATCCTGATAAAGACATAGGTTTTTTGGCGCACGCTCACTGGCTTCTGGAAAAGACATCTCAAGGTGTTCTACCACCAACCATACCTTCTCTTCAGGTAGCTTACAGAGTCATATGGGGCGATTACGTAAACGCTTTTCTTGCCACTTTATACGTTGCCCTTGTGTCGCTGATAATCCTAAATTCCATATACGTTATGTTCAGGAAAGTAAAACCTAAAGAGGTCCACGCTTGA
- the hisG gene encoding ATP phosphoribosyltransferase, whose amino-acid sequence MSLTLAIPKGRLFEESIKLLKEKGILHADLEEGRKLLIKANGFNFLLVKPADVTVYVENGVADLGIVGYDVILEREPNLYTLLDLGIGFCRIVVAGRQESKEKYFKETYVKVATKYPRIARRFFSQKGIRSKIIYLSGSVELAPTIGLSDYILDIVQTGRTLKENKLIVIEEVTTSTARLVCNKASYRNKREEIMDFFNKLM is encoded by the coding sequence TTGAGCCTTACATTAGCTATCCCAAAGGGTAGGCTTTTTGAAGAGAGCATTAAGCTCTTAAAAGAGAAAGGGATCCTTCATGCAGATCTTGAAGAGGGAAGAAAACTACTCATTAAAGCTAACGGCTTTAACTTTCTTCTCGTAAAACCCGCTGACGTAACTGTATACGTTGAAAACGGCGTAGCAGATTTGGGTATAGTAGGTTACGATGTTATATTGGAAAGGGAGCCAAATCTTTACACACTCTTAGACCTCGGTATAGGCTTTTGCAGAATAGTAGTAGCGGGTAGGCAAGAAAGTAAGGAAAAGTACTTTAAGGAAACTTATGTAAAAGTGGCAACTAAGTATCCACGGATAGCACGCAGGTTCTTCTCCCAAAAGGGTATAAGAAGTAAGATAATCTATTTAAGCGGTTCTGTGGAACTCGCGCCAACCATAGGACTTTCCGATTACATACTTGATATAGTGCAAACCGGTAGAACTCTAAAGGAGAACAAGCTTATCGTCATAGAGGAAGTCACCACATCAACAGCAAGACTTGTCTGTAACAAAGCGAGCTATAGAAACAAGAGGGAGGAGATTATGGACTTTTTCAACAAATTAATGTAG
- a CDS encoding hydrogenase maturation protein, protein MKVLFFCHRFNSLSQRLYCELTQSGHEVSIELDVHPELMIEAVDLYKPDLVIAPFLKRKVPEEVWKNYLTLIIHPGPAGDRGPSALDWAILKDFKQWGVTLLEASSEYDAGDIWACRTFPMRFARKSSIYRNEVTEGAVECVFEAIENLSIGKIKKEPQKHGVWNPPMEQELRKIDWWKDTTQEILKKIHASDSQPGSLATFKDEEYYLFNAYPESYLKGKAGSILAVRDEALCVGTTDGAVWITHMRKKEKGSIKLPAVRVIPHLLDGVREEPLKPWEKVDAETYREIIYKEEKGIGYITFNFYNGAMSTEQCERLLETLKYAKKRHIKALVLLGHEDFFSNGMNLNTIEEAESPPDESWRNINAMDDVCEEILRTEDKLTVAGMQGNAGAGGVFLALTCDLVFAREGVVLNPHYKNIGNLYGSEFWTYTLPKRVGWEKGKEIMENRMPISSGMAFKIGLIDGVFGKTPAEFRERLKAWLNEFVSSPDYEEFIKKKRTDRIKEELKKPLSAYREEELEKMRLNFYGFDTSYHIARYYFVKRILPFRTPPYLAIHRRLNFKA, encoded by the coding sequence ATGAAGGTGCTATTTTTTTGTCACAGATTTAACTCGCTTTCCCAAAGACTATACTGCGAACTTACTCAATCAGGACACGAAGTCTCTATTGAACTTGATGTGCATCCAGAACTTATGATAGAAGCGGTGGATCTTTACAAACCTGACCTTGTGATAGCGCCCTTCCTTAAAAGAAAGGTGCCGGAAGAGGTTTGGAAAAATTACCTAACCCTGATAATCCATCCCGGACCTGCAGGTGATCGTGGACCTTCAGCCCTTGATTGGGCTATACTTAAAGACTTCAAGCAGTGGGGGGTTACTCTACTGGAGGCAAGTTCTGAGTATGATGCTGGCGATATTTGGGCTTGTAGAACTTTTCCCATGAGATTCGCCAGAAAGTCAAGTATCTATAGGAATGAAGTGACAGAGGGAGCAGTTGAGTGCGTATTTGAAGCTATTGAGAACCTGTCTATTGGGAAGATAAAAAAAGAACCTCAGAAGCATGGAGTTTGGAACCCACCTATGGAACAGGAGCTTAGAAAAATAGATTGGTGGAAAGATACAACCCAAGAAATACTCAAAAAGATCCATGCATCCGATAGTCAACCGGGATCTTTAGCCACATTTAAAGATGAGGAGTATTACCTGTTCAATGCATATCCAGAAAGTTACTTGAAGGGGAAAGCGGGAAGTATATTAGCTGTTAGGGATGAAGCTTTATGCGTTGGTACAACCGACGGAGCTGTATGGATCACTCACATGAGAAAAAAGGAAAAAGGATCAATAAAATTACCGGCGGTGAGGGTAATACCTCACCTTCTGGACGGTGTCAGAGAAGAACCTTTAAAACCGTGGGAAAAGGTGGATGCTGAAACCTACAGGGAGATAATTTACAAAGAGGAAAAAGGTATAGGATACATAACTTTCAATTTCTATAATGGGGCTATGTCCACAGAACAGTGTGAGAGGCTTTTGGAAACCTTAAAATACGCCAAAAAGAGACATATAAAAGCTTTAGTGCTTCTCGGACATGAGGATTTTTTCTCCAACGGTATGAACCTAAATACCATAGAGGAAGCAGAAAGCCCTCCTGACGAATCTTGGAGAAACATAAACGCTATGGATGATGTATGTGAGGAGATACTCAGAACTGAGGACAAGCTGACGGTAGCAGGCATGCAGGGAAATGCTGGTGCGGGAGGAGTTTTTCTGGCTCTTACATGTGACTTGGTATTTGCAAGGGAAGGCGTAGTCTTAAATCCTCATTACAAGAATATAGGGAATCTTTACGGTTCAGAGTTTTGGACATACACCTTACCCAAAAGGGTAGGTTGGGAGAAGGGTAAGGAAATAATGGAAAACAGAATGCCTATAAGCTCAGGCATGGCTTTTAAAATAGGATTGATAGACGGGGTTTTTGGAAAGACTCCCGCTGAGTTCAGGGAAAGGCTAAAAGCGTGGTTGAATGAGTTTGTATCCTCACCGGATTACGAAGAGTTTATAAAGAAGAAAAGGACGGATAGGATCAAAGAGGAGCTTAAAAAACCTTTATCCGCATACAGAGAAGAAGAACTTGAAAAAATGAGATTAAACTTTTACGGTTTTGATACGAGCTACCACATTGCACGCTATTACTTTGTAAAGAGAATACTACCTTTCAGAACACCTCCATACCTTGCTATACACAGAAGGTTGAACTTCAAAGCTTAA
- a CDS encoding dienelactone hydrolase family protein, which translates to MGRELKFTKDGIEVSGYLSEPEFVKGPLVIVIHEWWGLVPHIKDVCDRYASEGFFAFGIDLYKGRTANNPEDAGKLMQELFSKRLSEAEAMLKASLDYFKENDIGFVGRVQDFRIGMTGFCCGGTCTWYFGAKFPDEFHALVPYYGLYSIVPIDFSQIKAPVLAVHAGKDAFIPISEVTKAIEECNNHGVKAQFLIYCGVDHAFFNDTRPEVYHEEYAVDVWNKTVEFMKRHLT; encoded by the coding sequence ATGGGTAGAGAGTTGAAATTTACCAAAGATGGAATTGAAGTAAGCGGTTACCTGTCCGAGCCGGAGTTTGTAAAAGGTCCGCTTGTTATAGTGATTCACGAATGGTGGGGATTAGTACCTCACATAAAGGACGTGTGTGATAGATATGCGAGCGAGGGCTTTTTTGCCTTTGGAATAGATCTTTACAAAGGGAGAACAGCAAACAATCCTGAGGATGCTGGAAAGCTTATGCAGGAGCTTTTCAGTAAGAGACTCTCTGAGGCTGAAGCTATGCTGAAGGCATCTTTAGACTACTTTAAGGAAAATGACATAGGCTTCGTTGGCAGGGTTCAGGATTTCAGAATAGGTATGACTGGTTTTTGCTGTGGTGGTACATGCACGTGGTACTTTGGAGCTAAATTTCCGGATGAATTCCACGCTTTAGTTCCTTACTACGGACTTTACTCCATAGTCCCCATAGACTTCTCCCAGATTAAAGCTCCGGTCCTCGCGGTGCATGCAGGTAAAGATGCCTTCATACCTATCAGTGAAGTTACCAAAGCCATAGAAGAGTGTAACAATCATGGAGTTAAAGCACAGTTTTTGATATACTGCGGTGTGGATCACGCCTTTTTCAATGATACCAGGCCGGAAGTTTATCACGAAGAGTACGCTGTTGATGTGTGGAATAAAACTGTGGAGTTTATGAAGAGACACCTAACATGA
- a CDS encoding TetR/AcrR family transcriptional regulator, whose amino-acid sequence MQRVALKEKRKLEIIRVACKLFSEKGYYNTTIPDIAQALGMSVGNLYNYFESKEELAKEIMLTVSRWVGEKLKKVNEMKVSVKEKIYEFTKAFFETALSEPELINYFLRVFLVNREIFKEGCEGFACVGEVITEVMVLLSDGVERGELRNQNFFPAFTTIMGPLGGMVFLYHEGVLDKPLMEYTDEVAENIWNALKL is encoded by the coding sequence ATGCAAAGGGTGGCTCTCAAAGAGAAGAGAAAGCTTGAGATTATAAGGGTTGCGTGCAAGCTCTTTTCCGAAAAAGGATATTACAACACTACAATTCCGGACATAGCACAAGCATTAGGCATGAGTGTAGGAAATCTTTACAACTACTTTGAGTCAAAGGAAGAGCTTGCAAAGGAGATAATGCTTACTGTATCAAGATGGGTGGGGGAAAAGCTCAAAAAAGTTAATGAGATGAAGGTATCAGTTAAAGAGAAGATCTATGAGTTTACAAAAGCCTTTTTCGAAACTGCTCTGAGTGAACCTGAGCTAATTAATTACTTCCTGAGGGTTTTTTTGGTAAACAGAGAGATATTTAAGGAGGGTTGTGAAGGTTTTGCATGTGTTGGTGAGGTGATAACCGAAGTTATGGTTCTCCTTTCCGATGGAGTGGAAAGGGGAGAACTCAGAAATCAGAACTTTTTCCCGGCATTTACCACAATTATGGGTCCCTTAGGAGGTATGGTTTTTCTTTACCATGAAGGTGTATTGGACAAACCACTTATGGAGTATACAGATGAGGTGGCTGAGAACATATGGAACGCCCTTAAGCTTTGA